From a single Andrena cerasifolii isolate SP2316 chromosome 8, iyAndCera1_principal, whole genome shotgun sequence genomic region:
- the LOC143372379 gene encoding uncharacterized protein LOC143372379 — MVDNNCIIEGNVKFRDGKKWKSRWCVMRKLSPVADCLHLQLYGDSKDRYKQGQTKASLSLQHFLGVESGFTLDKESNTIAIICQDVTVVLAFDTRERLIQWQVKISNNLGEDQQFLIMIATVPSKAKLTNGPAHLHIQDGRFCITVGIPPRLVGMWEIAHLRRYGVVDGRFCFEGGSRCGRGEGLHVWITDQGEDIVKMLQLAAEGKLTKKRPIGREQIAQDSPRRQFSRSETRASDFFPSAVYSSTYEEPCDSCKNESSPYWSSTESRQQTELDRDYSSRDTISVTELPDQPGEWRSCSLTRQGKSALERCASCISKLGTVSKSSTLATTTGASSISSPAGTMNNLGCHLQPRTLDRLSLSSYSSSSHDSDYSGSQQQIECHCSQTKQSQPPQASVQRASPSPNALPPRPPKPSQSTATKKAKKPPMPLPNEQICVHSRKQQLVARSPSGAAAAGPYENYDIPKTILGHHMLLEQSPQPDQYYDTPRKIKECLALPKTYPNYDTPQTPQAVVLQQCGCPAKLTVQSPRSSACPCQNMMSWAGFVLPYCRRGAGIEPTGVAVHPVKLSGEGKMPVVNASGEIAIYATTKRANKSDTAEDKGKDNCDCLQENTSNNYENVEPVIDTQPESKQANYANIDFTESLEHYENSKDVLAKSGISQEEMEKFADQIKKEMPEVPAEDSSKICQKCGHVKDKENDYLVMDPEKQTPKKPFPGYLPMQPAHNACSKEILSRICSGIKSSSNPALSGAALTEGSKKRSDSEFRVPGSAMLSSPYLRRRYLDGNGGEPSGNIGMLLRKRSYSAESAHYLDDENHTFPSTLTIHKCSSEADKASLVGGETHSPCVNSEMKISQENGQMLVVSPQPSFIKIRRSSSVPSKTGHNRDSSSSNDSGVSTGSLSHRTAEFVEFELSLAPSTSTRKQNVLSVYRKSPPPTCYHSSLPRKSKSSDPLRELSFQFQKIKIPTKSSSAEADIPTCLPKAAKGFNSPGEVSSAPYIDSRSTSSGTSDMSDYIETLSLSSHSSSDTPDSLRLGCRAVATTLRPRSGKEYYKIDRSILVEQGRTLTTSSANYANITPVLEKSESPSPGYMSSSPFEQPQPTREHFVFPDED, encoded by the exons ATTGCttgcatttgcaactttacggagATAGCAAGGATCGATACAAGCAAGGGCAAACGAAAGCTTCGCTAAGCTTGCAGCACTTTCTCGGCGTGGAGAGCGGTTTCACTCTCGACAAGGAGTCGAACACGATCGCTATAATATGCCAGGACGTGACGGTCGTTCTGGCATTCGACACCAGAGAACGGCTGATACAATGGCAAGTGAAGATATCGAACAACTTGGGCGAAG ATCAACAGTTCCTGATAATGATCGCGACGGTGCCGTCGAAGGCGAAGCTGACAAACGGGCCGGCGCATTTGCACATACAGGATGGTCGTTTCTGCATCACGGTCGGCATACCTCCGAGATTAGTGGGAATGTGGGAGATCGCCCATCTCCGACGTTACGGCGTGGTGGATGGCAGATTCTGCTTCGAGGGTGGCTCGAGATGCGGCCGGGGGGAGGGTCTTCACGTGTGGATCACGGACCAGGGCGAGGATATCGTGAAGATGCTGCAACTGGCGGCGGAGGGGAAGCTGACGAAGAAGCGACCGATTGGCAGAGAGCAAATAGCACAGGACAGCCCGCGCCGTCAATTCTCCCGCTCGGAGACGAGGGCGAGCGACTTCTTCCCCTCGGCTGTTTACTCGTCCACGTACGAGGAGCCCTGCGACAGCTGCAAGAACGAGAGCTCCCCCTATTGGTCGTCCACGGAGAGCAGGCAGCAGACTGAGCTTGACAGGGATTACAGCAGCCGAGACACCATCTCTGTCACGGAGCTGCCCGACCAGCCAGGCGAGTGGCGCAGCTGCTCCCTCACACGTCAGGGCAAGTCCGCTCTTGAGCGATGCGCTAGCTGCATCAGCAAGCTGGGCACCGTGTCCAAGTCGTCGACTCTAGCGACGACTACTGGCGCGAGCAGCATAAGCAGCCCCGCAGGAACGATGAACAATCTAGGCTGCCACTTGCAGCCGCGCACGCTCGATCGGTTGTCGTTGTCCTCttacagcagcagcagccacGACAGCGATTACtccgggtcccagcagcagatAGAGTGCCACTGCTCGCAAACAAAGCAGTCGCAGCCGCCGCAAGCTAGCGTCCAGCGCGCGTCGCCGAGTCCGAACGCGTTGCCACCCAGACCGCCGAAACCGTCCCAAAGCACTGCCACGAAGAAGGCGAAAAAGCCACCTATGCCACTGCCGAACGAGCAAATCTGCGTTCATTCTCGTAAACAGCAGCTGGTCGCGCGCAGTCCGAGTGGCGCTGCTGCCGCTGGACCTTACGAGAATTACGATATACCCAAGACGATCTTGGGGCATCACATGCTGCTGGAACAGAGCCCCCAACCAGATCAGTATTACGATACGCCAAGGAAGATTAAAGAATGTCTAGCACTGCCAAAAACTTACCCCAACTACGACACACCGCAGACGCCTCAGGCCGTGGTGTTGCAGCAATGCGGTTGCCCAGCAAAGCTCACTGTCCAGTCGCCCAGATCGTCTGCGTGCCCTTGTCAGAACATGATGAGTTGGGCAGGCTTCGTACTGCCGTACTGCAGGCGAGGGGCGGGCATCGAGCCGACCGGGGTGGCCGTGCACCCCGTCAAACTCTCGGGAGAAGGAAAGATGCCGGTGGTGAACGCGAGTGGGGAGATCGCGATTTATGCGACCACCAAGAGGGCCAACAAATCCGACACCGCCGAGGATAAGGGCAAAGACAACTGCGACTGCCTCCAAGAGAACACGTCCAACAACTACGAGAACGTTGAGCCGGTCATCGACACGCAACCCGAGTCCAAGCAAGCGAACTACGCGAACATCGACTTCACCGAGTCCCTGGAGCATTACGAGAACAGCAAGGATGTTCTGGCGAAGAGCGGCATATCGCAGGAGGAGatggagaaattcgcggatCAGATCAAGAAGGAAATGCCGGAAGTGCCAGCCGAAGATTCGTCCAAGATTTGCCAAAAGTGTGGCCACGTTAAAGACAAAGAGAATGATTATTTAGTGATGGATCCCGAGAAGCAGACGCCAAAGAAACCGTTCCCTGGTTACTTACCGATGCAGCCGGCTCACAACGCGTGCTCCAAGGAGATCCTGTCCAGAATCTGCAGCGGTATAAAGAGTTCTAGCAACCCGGCATTATCAGGCGCAGCATTGACCGAAGGTAGCAAGAAGCGGTCCGACTCGGAGTTTCGCGTTCCGGGCTCAGCGATGTTGTCCAGTCCATACCTCAGACGTCGATACTTGGACGGGAACGGCGGGGAGCCTAGCGGGAACATCGGGATGCTGCTGAGGAAACGATCTTACTCGGCGGAGTCTGCTCACTACTTGGACGACGAGAACCACACGTTTCCGTCTACCCTCACTATCCACAAGTGTTCCAGCGAAGCTGACAAGGCTTCCTTAGTCGGAGGAGAGACGCACTCTCCCTGCGTCAACTCGGAGATGAAGATCAGCCAAGAGAATGGGCAGATGTTGGTAGTCTCGCCTCAACCGTCGTTCATCAAGATCCGTCGCTCCTCCTCCGTTCCGTCGAAGACTGGCCACAACAGAGACTCCTCCAGCAGCAACGACTCCGGCGTGTCCACCGGGTCCCTGAGTCACAGAACAGCGGAATTCGTGGAGTTTGAATTATCGCTGGCTCCATCCACCTCGACGAGGAAACAGAACGTGTTATCCGTTTATCGAAAGAGCCCGCCACCCACCTGTTACCACAGTAGCCTGCCGAGGAAGTCCAAGTCCAGCGATCCGCTCCGCGAGCTGTCCTTCCAGTTCCAGAAGATCAAGATACCCACCAAGTCCTCGTCGGCGGAAGCTGATATACCGACGTGTTTGCCGAAGGCCGCGAAAGGGTTCAACAGCCCCGGGGAAGTGTCCAGCGCTCCTTACATCGACTCACGAAGCACCAGCAGCGGTACCTCCGACATGTCTGATTACATAGAgacgttgtcgttgtcgtcgcACTCGTCCTCCGATACACCAGACAGTCTGAG ACTGGGCTGCAGAGCAGTGGCAACCACGCTTCGTCCTCGCAGCGGGAAGGAATATTACAAGATCGACCGAAGTATCCTTGTCGAGCAAGGAAGAACGCTGACGACGTCGTCCGCCAATTACGCGAACATTACCCCGGTGCTTGAGAAAAGCGAGTCCCCCTCGCCTGGATACATGAGCAGCTCCCCCTTCGAGCAACCGCAGCCTACTCGCGAACACTTTGTGTTTCCCGAC GAGGATTGA
- the LOC143372377 gene encoding uncharacterized protein LOC143372377 isoform X4, with amino-acid sequence MLQDEDKSPYECSLDPRGDELQKLSVIHNLPNLLVADTQTCMSRVVPKMQQSLANASTEFHLAASTTFKTILEQKLVSHSIFSQTFLQSILSSIESRDPDTIKNIIVPLVKKLCENAIKTDNNVVCIIAQDYGKMALGLEKCLLPTEKTWFLKYFQQLATLGTLSIKKDSTHHLSFMSSSPAEDEKSVECRRHCAFNLPAMFIFVSNSSDDTDALLLTFTALACDDFYLVRRTVACGFHEVAKLLGPKSGRINTDLIKLLKDESEEVLQCLVPHIALTLDCLAESQTIGIDRVDATLMEIGRALLKCESEIASTNNWRLSSLMHSQLEVLPKYFPSDFIYSHFVPMAFFRILNARPIPVRLAAGTLFLFLLRYTMKPMHRVELRGKIYTQLAKNSDCYVRMMFVRMMMEALEIFSSVYFKQHFFKVLLNLAKDPVANIRMKVVSLLPQLKSQLWVPTDKELLTILESTVGHLLNSEKDRDVIAVLTTVVQRLDAVELRYDGQPASSKFSKQDAEDVRKLDEEERLFGMVGGKPRGGGATMKKGGWRRGAADTSGKSTPQSQSKDVMGSPRQTGETSKTRIQLTHPWERLGHTNSNISMAHPSYDNGPCIDYLMQRAQQCRSNVPVPFSVVLANIRENRRKSQQNSLLIRDYAREFSTNIASKDTATARTLASGPNLAVLRALTKAAHYNSCWPCSSMPEIPVMLSDDEFLVDAGIRIPAQFSSQSVSKIPHLHSMLAKRRVPFAFDRSRSAGMAFDKGKPKRNSSIEYEDCMKRRTNGVDQSNNVRTSIDCEDGLRLMKEGPLMTSRFRFGINQERSMEEKMRRSSVLLSKDKPKIMQPKCPLDRTKRHSGSFEKAKPKRSSSIEYEDSMQRRANGADQANNVRTSIDYEDDLGVMDEDQQLAKETMYMGPLMRSRFGFSMKQERSMEEKMRRSSVILTKDKAKIMQTKCTLDRTKRHSANFSLKPMDSKELKPNLKCHSLEVVDYAPSERLGRALRRYSTLDVNHNQGLSKIPLRSFVPRSRTAPATRASSPVHIDKMCRMPFWES; translated from the exons atacgataaagaatatcATAGTGCCGCTCGttaaaaaattatgcgaaaatGCGATAAAAACCGACAATAATGTGGTGTGCATCATTGCCCAGGACTACGGAAAGATGGCGCTCGGTTTGGAAA aatgtttATTACCCACGGAGAAAACATGGTTTCTGAAGTATTTCCAACAACTTGCGACATTGGGCACCCTCTCGATAAAGAAAGACTCCACGCATCATCTTTCGTTC ATGAGTAGTAGTCCTGCTGAAGATGAGAAATCTGTGGAATGCAGAAGGCATTGCGCTTTCAATCTGCCTGCAATGTTTATATTTGTATCGAATTCCTCCGATGATACCGACGCATTGCTTCTTACGTTTACCGCGTTAGCGTGCGATGACTTTTACCTGGTTAGGAGAACCGTAGCATGTGGATTTCACGAA GTGGCCAAGTTACTAGGTCCAAAGAGCGGACGAATAAACACGGAcctaataaaattgttaaaggaCGAGTCTGAAGAAGTTCTGCAATGTTTAGTTCCTCACATAGCATTAACGCTCGATTGTTTAGCCGAAAGTCAAACCATTGGGATAGATAGGGTG GATGCCACCCTGATGGAAATAGGCAGAGCATTATTAAAATGCGAGTCAGAAATAGCGTCTACAAACAATTGGAGATTATCATCGTTAATGCACTCGCAGCTCGAAGTATTACCGAAATATTTTCCGAGCGACTTTATATACTCGCATTTTGTGCCAATGGCTTTCTTCAGGATATTAAACGCC AGGCCAATCCCTGTACGTCTCGCTGCCGGAACCctattcctttttcttttgcGTTACACTATGAAACCTATGCACCGAGTGGAACTTCGAGGCAAGATATATACACAGTTGGCTAAGAATTCCGATTGTTACGTGAGAATGATGTTCGTTCGTATGATGATGGAGGCCCTGGAAATTTTTTCATCCGTCTATTTCAAGCAACACTTTTTCAAGGTTTTACTGAACCTGGCGAAAGATCCCGTAGCCAATATTAGAATGAAAGTAGTGTCCCTATTGCCCCAACTGAAAAGTCAGTTATGGGTGCCAACGGATAAAGAGTTATTAACGATCTTAGAGTCGACTGTCGGGCATTTATTGAACAGCGAAAAGGACAGAGACGTGATCGCCGTATTAACGACTGTTGTACAGAGATTAGACGCGGTAGAGCTCAGATACGACGGTCAACCT GCATCAAGTAAATTTTCGAAACAGGATGCGGAGGATGTTAGGAAGTTAGATGAAGAGGAGAGGCTGTTTGGAATGGTGGGTGGAAAACCCCGAGGCGGAGGGGCTACGATGAAAAAGG GTGGATGGCGACGAGGGGCTGCTGATACTTCAGGAAAAAGCAC GCCACAGTCACAATCGAAAG ATGTTATGGGATCTCCCCGCCAAACTGGTGAAACATCAAAAACGCG AATTCAACTAACACATCCTTGGGAAAGGCTAGGGCATACCAACTCGAACATTAGCATGGCCCATCCTAGCTACGACAACGGACCGTGCATTGATTACTTAATGCAAAGGGCGCAACAGTGCCGCTCGAACGTGCCCGTGCCATTCTCCGTGGTCTTGGCGAACATACGGGAGAACAGGCGAAAGTCTCAGCAGAATTCCCTACTAATCCGTGACTATGCACGCGAGTTCTCCACTAACATCGCCAGCAAGGACACTGCCACAGCGAGAACGCTTGCCAGTGGCCCGAACCTGGCCGTTCTTCGAGCTCTGACCAAAGCGGCTCACTATAACTCTTGTTGGCCTTGTAGCTCTATGCCAGAGATCCCGGTGATGCTGTCCGACGACGAGTTCCTCGTGGACGCTGGGATCCGGATACCCGCGCAGTTCTCCTCGCAGAGCGTGTCCAAGATACCACACCTACACTCGATGCTCGCCAAGAGGCGGGTGCCGTTCGCCTTCGATCGTTCTCGCAGCGCGGGCATGGCCTTCGACAAAGGGAAGCCCAAGAGGAACTCGTCCATCGAGTACGAGGACTGTATGAAACGCAGAACCAACGGCGTCGATCAGTCGAATAACGTTAGAACGTCGATAGATTGCGAGGACGGTTTAAGGCTGATGAAGGAGGGGCCCCTGATGACGTCCAGGTTCAGGTTCGGTATTAATCAGGAGAGATCGATGGAGGAGAAGATGAGACGGAGCTCGGTGTTACTGAGCAAAGACAAGCCGAAGATCATGCAGCCCAAGTGCCCGCTGGACAGGACAAAGCGGCACTCCGGCAGCTTCGAGAAAGCAAAGCCTAAGAGGAGTTCCTCGATCGAGTATGAAGACAGTATGCAGCGAAGAGCGAACGGGGCCGATCAGGCGAACAATGTGAGGACTTCGATAGACTACGAGGACGACTTGGGGGTGATGGACGAGGACCAACAGCTGGCCAAGGAGACAATGTACATGGGCCCTCTGATGAGATCCAGGTTCGGGTTCAGCATGAAGCAGGAGAGGTCGATGGAGGAGAAGATGAGACGGAGCTCGGTGATACTGACTAAAGACAAGGCGAAGATCATGCAGACCAAGTGCACGCTGGATAGGACTAAACGGCACTCCGCGAATTTCAGCTTGAAGCCGATGGACTCGAAGGAGCTGAAGCCTAATCTAAAATGCCATAGCTTAGAGGTGGTGGATTACGCGCCTAGCGAGCGTCTGGGTCGAGCGCTTAGGCGATACTCGACGCTGGACGTGAATCATAATCAGGGACTCAGCAAAATTCCATTGAGAAGTTTTGTACCTCGTAGTAGAACCGCGCCTGCCACCAGGGCCTCGAGCCCTGTGCACATAGACAAGATGTGCCGAATGCCCTTCTGGGAGTCTTAA